A window of Paraburkholderia sp. ZP32-5 genomic DNA:
GACTTCATCGATATTGGCCGCGTCGACGGTCGTGACTTCGACGCCGAGCGTGCGCAACGTGCCGAACAGACTATTGGTGTTGCCGAACACGTAACGGCTCGACACCAGATGATCGCCCGCGCGCAGCAGCGTCAGGAACGTCGCGGTGATCGCGGCCATACCGGTGCTGAAGCAGATCGTGCCGACGCCTTCTTCGAGACTGGTGATCTTGCGCTCGAGCGCGGCGGTCGTCGGGGTGCCCTGCCGGGCGTAATTGAAGCCGCCTTTCTTCGTGCCCTGGAACACGCCGATCAGGTCCTCGACGCGTTCGAAACCATATTGCACGGACGTATGAATTGGCTGGCGCAAGGCGCCGTGCTCGGTGCCCGCGATTCTGTCGCCGTGAACGATGCCAGTGGTGAAACCCTGCTTGTCCATTCCTTCTCCGCTTTTGAGGTCGATTGCTTGCTGTCGATTATCGCCTGTAACCGTTCGGCCGCGAAGTTTTTGGCGTCCACGGCGGCCGCACGGGCGGCCCGGGGCGGCGGTTATCGGAGGCTGTCGGCGCAAATGTTACGCAACATTGGACATTCCCGTGCCATATCGATCGACTAACTTTCGTGATCGAAGGATCGTGCGGTGACGCGTTGATCGTCAGGCTGGGCGTGCGGAAGAAGCTTGACCAGTTTGAATTCCAGACGGGGCTGATGGCGCCGCTTTGCGGCGATCCTTGCGCGTGGAGACCACCATGAATAAACAGCGCTTCGCTGGACCGGTCGCGATCGTAGTCGCCGTCGCAGTCGGGAAACCGCGGCTCGATGCGGAATGTGCGCCCGGTAAGCGTGAAAGCCGTGACGTGACGCGTGAGTCGCAGGGTACGGCGCTCGCCGTGCCGGTTGACATCGGCGTGTGGACGGCCGATGCGCGTGTGGGCGGACTGGATGTCGATCGCGCTGTCGATTGCGTCGAGACCGGCAGCGGCTCGCGACTTTCGTTGCGTCATTGACATGCCGATGTGGCAGATGCGGACAGTAACGAGGCAACGCCGCTCATCGCGCGGCCGCGCGCGCTCCGCGCAGGGCTTCACGCTGATCGAAGTGCTGGTGGCGTTGGCGATCGTTGCGATCGCCCTCGGCGCGGTGACGCGTGCAATCGGCGCGCTCGCCACCGATACCGACAGCGCGCGGCTCAGACTGCTCGCGCTCTGGAGCGCCGACAACGCACTCAGCGCGATAAGGATTCCGATGGCGTGGCCAGCGGTGGGACGAACGACTTTCGACTGTCCACAGGGGCCTTATCGGTTCGTCTGCCGTCAATCGGTGACGTCGCTTTCGAGTCCGCTGGTGCGCCAGGTCGCGGTGAGCGTGTACCCGTCGGCGTCGAGTGGATCCGTGCTCGCGGAGGTGGTGACGGTGGTCGAGAATGAAGCGCGTCACTAAGGGGAGCCGCAGCGGGCGGCGCGCACGGATCGGTGGTTTCACGCTGATCGAGATGCTCGTCGCGATTACGCTCCTCGCGGTGATCGCGATGCTGTCATGGCGCGGTCTCGATGCGACGATTCGCGGCCGCGACGGCATCATCACCAACCTGAGCCAGACCCGCCTGCTGGGCCGCTATTTCTCGCAGATGCAATTCGATCTGCTCAATCTCGTTACCGCCGACGAAGTGTTCGGGCCGCCATTGCGTATTCGCCCGAACGAACTCGTGCTGGTGCGGCATCTGAACGTCGGTGGCGGTCCCACGTTCGTGCAGGTCGTCCGTTATCGACGCGACGGCGATCAGCTGATTCGCAGCGCATCGGCACCGCTCGCATCGCTGGCCGAACTCGATGACGCGCTCCATCACATGGATCAGTTCGCCGGCGTCGTGGTCGCGAACTCCGCGCGTTCGATGCAACTCGCCGTATGGCTCGCGCCGACTGGATGGACGACTAGCCAGGCGGTGGTCGATCAGGCGTATGCGGATTTTCTGTCGCAGCACGGGATCGCGAATATCACCGCGCTCTATACGCCATTGCCGCGCGGGCTGCGGTTTTCGGTGACGCTCGGCACGCCGCCGGTCGAGTATGTGCGGATGCTGCCCTTGGGGCAGTGAGGCAGCGTAAATCGCAGCAGCGTTGCCACGTTAATGCGCCATGCATTGAGACGGACGCTGTTTCCACGATCGGCCGATCGGTGCCGTATCAAAGCACATAGGGCGGAACACGGGCCTCAAGCGCATTTGTCAAAATGGTCCGTAACATTCGTCATACCCCTGTTACTGCCTGTCCGCTAGTCTCGCGTAGGACATCAATCAGAGTGGCGCGCCGTGTTTGGCGGCGCGGCGACCGAAGCGTTTTTTCGCGAAACGGCAGGGGCGAATATGGACGTCGACAACGCATCCAATGCGGATGCAAATGCGGTGGTTGAAGCGGCCGCAAAGCGGCCCGCGGCGGCGGCGAATTTCTCGCGCGCGCAGGAGCTGCACAGCAGCGGACGATTCGATGCGGCGGCGCACGAGTATGAGGGCGTGCTGGCGCGGGAACCGGACAACGCGAAGGCACTGCATCTGTACGGTGTGTTGCAGTATCAGCGCGGGGCGCGTGACGATGCGGAGCGGTTGATACGGAAATCGCTCGCGCTCGATTCAGCCGATGTGAGTTCACTATCTGATCTCGGCGCGATTCTGGCCGACAGTGGTCGCGTGAGCGAAGGTATTGAACAGTTCGAAGCGGCGCTGCGTATTGATCCAGATAACGTTCAGGTGCTCGTCAGACTGGGCAATACGCGGCTTGGCCAGCGTCAGTTCGAAGCGGCGCTGGCTGTGTTCGACCGGGTGCTGCAGGTGTCGCCGCTCGTCATCGATGCGCTGTGTAACCGGGGCAGCGCGCTACGCGCGCTGGGGCGTCATAAGGAAGCGTTGGAGACTTATGACCGCGCGCTGATGGTCGATCCGCGATCGTTCGAATCGTGGTTCAACCGCGCGCTGGTGTTGCGCGAAATGAAGCGTGATGCCGAAGCGCTGCATTGCCTTGATCAGGCTATCGGGATCCAGCCGGGTATTGCGGCGATGTACTCGTTGCAAGGGCAGACGCTGGTTGAGCTGGGGCGGTTGAATGAGGCGCTGTCGGCGTTTAATGAAGCGATTGCGATCGAGCCGGGGATGGTCGAGGCGCTTGTTAACAGCGCTGTCGTACTGGAGCGTCTGAATCGTGCGGCTGAGGCATTGAACCGGTGCGAGCGCGTACTTGCGTTGGTGCCGGGGCATGGGGCGACGCTCGCATGCCGGGGCAATGTGCTTCAGCAGATGAAGCGCTACGACGAAGCGCTTGCAAGTTATGACCTGGCGCTTCAGGCCCAGCCGGATACGGTGGACGTGCTGTGCAATCGGGGCACCGTGCTGCGTTTCCTGAAGCGCTATGACGACGCGCTGGAGTGCTACGACAAGGCGATTGCCGGTGATGGACAACTCGCGCAGGCGTGGACCAATCGTGCGAGCGTGCTGCAGGATCTGCACCGCTATGACGAAGCAGTGGTTGCGTCGAACAAGGCGCTGGAGCTGCGGCCCGAGAATGCGACGAACTGGCTCAATCACGGCAATCTCCATTATGAAACGGGCCAGGAAGCTGACGCATTGCACGCGTATGGTCGTGCCGTCGCGATCGATCCCGACTATGCGGAAGCGCACTGTTCGCTGGCCGTGCTAAATCTGCTTCGGGGCGACTTCGAGCCGGGCTGGCGGGAATACGAATGGCGTTTCAAAGATCCGACGTTCGTGAGCAGTTTCCGGCAGTTCGTGCAGCCGCAGTGGAGCGGACGCGAATCGCTCGATGGCAAAACCATTTTGGTGCATGCGGAGCAGGGCTTTGGCGACACCTTGCAGTTCTGCCGATACGCGTCTCTGCTGGCGGATCGGGGTGTTCGCGTGATCCTCGCCGTACAGTCACCGTTGCACTCTCTGCTGACCACCTTGAGTGGCTCCGCGCAACTGCTGGGCAAAGGCGATTCGTTGCCGGCATTCGATTTCCATTGTCCGCTGCTGAGCCTGCCGCTCGCATTCAGCACGACCGTGGAGACGATTCCGCGGCAGACGCCGTACCTGCATGCCGATCCGCAGCGCGTGCGTGACTGGGAAGCGTTGCTGGGAGAAAAGCGCCGGCCACGTATCGGAATTGCGTGGGCCGGGAATCCCGAGCACCGTCACGACCATAAGCGGTCGATCGAGCTGGCCGCGCTGTCATCGCTGTTTTCGCTCGCCGTCGAATGGATCAGCCTGCAAAAGCAGATTCCCGAGCGTGACGAACAGCAACTGCGCGCTGCACCGATACGCCGCTTCGATGACGAACTGATCGATTTCGCCGACACCGCCGCGCTCATCAAAACGCTTGATCTGGTGATTTCCGTCGAT
This region includes:
- a CDS encoding PulJ/GspJ family protein; translation: MKRVTKGSRSGRRARIGGFTLIEMLVAITLLAVIAMLSWRGLDATIRGRDGIITNLSQTRLLGRYFSQMQFDLLNLVTADEVFGPPLRIRPNELVLVRHLNVGGGPTFVQVVRYRRDGDQLIRSASAPLASLAELDDALHHMDQFAGVVVANSARSMQLAVWLAPTGWTTSQAVVDQAYADFLSQHGIANITALYTPLPRGLRFSVTLGTPPVEYVRMLPLGQ
- the gspI gene encoding type II secretion system minor pseudopilin GspI, with amino-acid sequence MRTVTRQRRSSRGRARSAQGFTLIEVLVALAIVAIALGAVTRAIGALATDTDSARLRLLALWSADNALSAIRIPMAWPAVGRTTFDCPQGPYRFVCRQSVTSLSSPLVRQVAVSVYPSASSGSVLAEVVTVVENEARH
- a CDS encoding tetratricopeptide repeat protein, which encodes MDVDNASNADANAVVEAAAKRPAAAANFSRAQELHSSGRFDAAAHEYEGVLAREPDNAKALHLYGVLQYQRGARDDAERLIRKSLALDSADVSSLSDLGAILADSGRVSEGIEQFEAALRIDPDNVQVLVRLGNTRLGQRQFEAALAVFDRVLQVSPLVIDALCNRGSALRALGRHKEALETYDRALMVDPRSFESWFNRALVLREMKRDAEALHCLDQAIGIQPGIAAMYSLQGQTLVELGRLNEALSAFNEAIAIEPGMVEALVNSAVVLERLNRAAEALNRCERVLALVPGHGATLACRGNVLQQMKRYDEALASYDLALQAQPDTVDVLCNRGTVLRFLKRYDDALECYDKAIAGDGQLAQAWTNRASVLQDLHRYDEAVVASNKALELRPENATNWLNHGNLHYETGQEADALHAYGRAVAIDPDYAEAHCSLAVLNLLRGDFEPGWREYEWRFKDPTFVSSFRQFVQPQWSGRESLDGKTILVHAEQGFGDTLQFCRYASLLADRGVRVILAVQSPLHSLLTTLSGSAQLLGKGDSLPAFDFHCPLLSLPLAFSTTVETIPRQTPYLHADPQRVRDWEALLGEKRRPRIGIAWAGNPEHRHDHKRSIELAALSSLFSLAVEWISLQKQIPERDEQQLRAAPIRRFDDELIDFADTAALIKTLDLVISVDSAVAHLAGAIGHPVWILLADPPEWRWMRARDDSPWYPGARLFRQTVPGQWSHVVDALAREISAIRR